One Yimella lutea DNA window includes the following coding sequences:
- a CDS encoding ABC transporter permease — protein MVITWGISLVACCVLLLAIPVLLEWRAGTGLAPSIAIAGLRSVVQLVVVALLIVFAISHLWATLLVIVAMFTMAVLTSVGRVGVSRRQAPMAALAMGAGLLPVLAVTVFSGTIPFKGVALIPIAGVVMNNIMSVHTLGGRNSFRALEEQHEIFEGYLALGLPAQTAAAQVLHPRIKESLIPGIDSVKTAGIVTLPGAFLGVMLGGGSPMDATMAQVVVLLGVLCAQSCTALAQYELIIRGRLLRDDLRSLFRPSPAVAATHAPG, from the coding sequence GTGGTCATCACCTGGGGCATCTCGCTCGTCGCGTGCTGCGTGCTGCTGCTGGCAATCCCCGTGCTCCTGGAATGGCGGGCCGGCACCGGGCTCGCCCCTTCGATCGCGATCGCCGGGCTGCGTTCGGTCGTCCAGTTGGTCGTGGTTGCGCTGCTCATCGTGTTCGCGATCTCGCACCTGTGGGCAACGCTGCTGGTCATCGTGGCGATGTTCACGATGGCGGTGCTGACCAGTGTCGGGCGCGTCGGCGTCAGTCGGCGCCAGGCGCCGATGGCCGCGCTCGCGATGGGCGCCGGGCTGCTGCCGGTGCTCGCGGTGACGGTGTTCTCCGGCACCATCCCGTTCAAGGGGGTCGCGCTCATCCCGATCGCCGGCGTCGTGATGAACAACATCATGTCGGTGCACACCCTCGGCGGCCGCAATTCCTTCCGCGCGCTCGAGGAGCAGCACGAGATCTTCGAGGGCTACCTCGCGCTCGGCCTGCCCGCGCAGACCGCGGCCGCGCAGGTGCTCCACCCGCGGATCAAAGAGTCGCTGATCCCCGGCATCGACAGCGTGAAGACCGCCGGCATCGTCACCCTGCCCGGAGCCTTCCTGGGCGTGATGCTCGGCGGCGGGTCCCCGATGGACGCCACGATGGCGCAGGTGGTCGTGCTGCTCGGGGTGTTGTGCGCGCAGAGCTGCACGGCGCTCGCGCAATACGAACTCATCATCCGCGGCCGGCTCCTGCGCGACGATCTGCGTTCGTTGTTCCGACCGTCCCCCGCGGTGGCGGCGACTCATGCGCCGGGGTAG
- a CDS encoding GNAT family protein codes for MSLGVEETATGRLVGDVVLFWHSEKDRSGEVGYIFHPGVRGRGYAGEAVAALLDLGFGGLGLHRIVARINELNEASVRDVERLGFRREARTVESIWFKGGWATMLEYALLEREWAPRSQIPPVR; via the coding sequence GTGAGCCTCGGCGTCGAGGAGACCGCCACCGGTCGCCTGGTCGGCGACGTCGTGCTCTTCTGGCACAGCGAGAAGGACCGATCGGGCGAGGTCGGCTACATCTTCCACCCCGGTGTCCGCGGACGCGGGTACGCCGGTGAGGCCGTCGCGGCCCTGCTCGACCTCGGGTTCGGTGGGCTCGGGCTGCACCGCATAGTCGCGCGCATCAACGAGTTGAACGAGGCGTCAGTGCGCGACGTCGAGCGGCTCGGTTTCCGCCGTGAGGCCCGCACGGTGGAGAGCATCTGGTTCAAGGGCGGCTGGGCGACGATGCTGGAGTACGCGCTGCTCGAGCGGGAGTGGGCGCCGAGGTCACAGATCCCGCCGGTCAGGTAG